A part of Paenibacillus donghaensis genomic DNA contains:
- a CDS encoding non-ribosomal peptide synthetase, which yields MKLLRKVMTASDEFSGEKQYWEQQLAEDFETGAFPYDYIQQQEGELRYETFNFQLGQATSSKLITISNHSHKRLFVILLAAVRCLHYKYTAAELVSIGTSIYRQGMDAEFVNTRLPLIDQIDGQWLFKDYLLKVRETIQNAYQNANYPVEYLLENLKGGCSELFDTSVLLLNIHDRSYIGDANSNLIFAFLEDEGSITCQLEYNGHLYKNQTIQRLSEHMLRLFEAISDNIQIRIADLDLLSLEEKQQILVEFNLTEASYRKEITIHSLFEEQVELTPDHIAVVSGNEAVSYKELNNRANQLARMLRSKGVGPDHIVAIMVERSIHMIVGIFAILKAGGAYLPIDPNYPAERKQYILSDSRANLLLAYRAGSIPADFQGEVIQLEDLSLSGMGEQNLGPFNNSTDLCYLIYTSGSTGRPKGTMIEHHSVINRLNWMQKQYPLTETDVILQKTPFTFDVSVWELFWWSFTGSSVCMLQPDGEKDPSIIADTISKHKITTAHFVPSMLSPFLEYVESHTCVDKLNTLRQVFASGEALNFVQVQRFNQLWNASLAIKLHNLYGPTEACIDVSYFDCSESTLYTRVPIGKPIDNTRLYVMNGLKLQPVGLPGELCISGDGLARGYLNRPELTKEKFIPNPFLDGERLYRTGDLVKWLPDGNLEYVGRMDDQVKIRGNRIELAEIEAVLLKVPQIKEAAVVVREDKDSTKSLCAYFTAPVQLTAMELRGSLEVMLPDYMIPSYFVQLNKLPVNNNGKLDRKALPELESYIVTGGIYEAPRNAIEQQLVQAWVQVLRMEKIGINDSFLALGGDSIKAMKMMSILHDYHLKLEMKDLFQYPTIKELSSYITIPMRTIDQGPVEGIVKLTPIQRWFFARQSANKSHFNQSLLLYRKEGIDVEAAEQAMKQLLRHHDALRMTYTYETGRWQQYNKKFDEDLMTLKTIDLCGHTDYPSEMNEEAHGVQSGLSIQNGLLVKLCLFRTDIGDFLLIVIHHLVVDGVSWRIILEDFASGYEQFLQQQEIKLPSKTDSYQEWSSSLEKYAHSEELEKEAAYWESVIGFSGTQLPKDGIPISNFQSDQSSVAVQLSRPETDKLFRTAQRTYGLEYNDVLLTALGLALRDWTGDCHSLIDLEGHGREQVCETTEISRTVGWFTSLFPVLLQVSEDGDIEKSLSAVKIMLKQVPNRGIGYGILKYLSPESESGLRFDAKPDICFNFFGQLDTELHSSGFSISDLPAGQLIDPEAKRLYALDMNAVILEGQLKLLVGYNRAEFTQITIEHFADHIISYLKRISDHCEAVQELSAAQGELENEGSASIYHRAVLNPEDIGIPFPLTDVQMAYLMGRDTHFEMGGISTHSYMEIETKLDIKRLERSLQKTIQRHPMLRAVIHPDGQQQILESVPDYVIQVKDISGLHTDIQHECMVEERERMSHYIFKTDEWPLFELKAYKLSEDRSYLFFGRDLLIADAASMQIIGKDLIEWYINPEAELKQLEFTFRDYILAHSAFKNSEAYAIDRKYWLDKLEHFPQAPELPMKKLAEAFEPHFTRFSSSITKSDWDKLKAKSRQHNITPSALICTAYARVLSYWSNQSDLAVNLTVFNRYPFHMEVNELVGDFTSVVLLGMELNPAHSFWDSARYVQSILMEALEHRNYDGIELIREFSRYNNLGTKAAMPIVFTSLLFGDMNGNADHFKQLGELKLGIGQTSQVFIDNQAMELDGNLELWFEFVDELFESNVIKSIFDQYTGVLMGLINSDAEYKLCPPESDKDLILTYNRTAENIEPDTLNGMFAKQVALTPDQIAVISGEVSLTYHELHRRSNKVANYLKRQGIGRDDRIGLLAERCIPAIVNMLGILKTGAAYVPIDPEYPEERKNYIRTNSGCRAILGPELYADHNLAVESAEFNSVHHTKDIAYIIYTSGSTGKPKGVVISHAAVSNTILDMNRKFAVTERDTFIGLSSMCFDLSVYDVFGALSTGATLVMVSDQRDTGLLWDMMDRHDITIWNSVPAIMDMMVDNLEEPLGSTGLRLVLLSGDRISLTLPGRIKTVFANAEVVSLGGATEVSIWSIYYPIKQVSDAWRTIPYGMPLANQSLYVLNFTMELCPVGVPGELYIGGVGLAEGYDNDKDKTRHAFIPHPALGSLYRTGDYGMLHREGWIEFLGRQDNQVKINGYRIECDEIERSLIKHPAVKQAAVIDRMDAHGHKYLCTYYSANTSLGSSELKLHLAKELPQYMIPSSYVWMNRIPLTPNGKVDRRSLPEPEAQDYTDTQYISPRNATEAEVADIAKDLLGLEKVSVTDNFFELGGDSLQAQNFINRINRKMGVRIPIVTLFREPTIEQISETILNGNPSLKVVEAAPTTHEASEMTYYWSPVAHWSRSEHAIDIEMYSYQGIALDLFPTLYFIAQKGTTVNEILQEFSDLHPGDIRKFLNELIQKRVLVDKMLSYHEVSYVQSKFFKNPYGEELLYDDAAYHDFKVKQLNRGISKTGANKILLHRTYELPSYMSERRSYRVFDESRNIPFADFSQMLSVFMQQRVQGEITYYYASAGGLYSIDIFVYVKKNRIEGVKMGLYYYSPIDNSLQIVNDQDELPVDTHYHTNKAIYKSSAFSIFMIYNAGVNMPKYGSLGYFYGCIDTGIMVSSLTQSAELVDIGLCSIGDLDFKKIEKLFSLNENQTFLHTIEGGLKPASKATLIPYQQELYPLSSAQKRLFLLQFMQPQSIGYNIQDIKIIDGKLDLDRIEDTFVRLIDRHESLRTSFETVDGEPMQRIWPSVGFKVDYFEAMDQDLNGLVKQMVKPFDLNRAPLFRVGIVCIGKDRHMLFLDVHHIISDGTSAGILMKDFLALFSGTELPELKIQYKDYSVWHNTFIQSDEVGQQEEFWLNCFSGTLPVLNLPTDYKRPEMQSYEGNVVKFNVDEWGTQNLKGLAAETGSTLYIVLLAAFYILLSKYSVQEDIIVGTPIAGRLHSDFEDTIGMFSNMIALRNYPEGHKTFSEFLEEVKQNSLLAYENQSYPFEELVNKLGIKRDVSRNPLFNTVFVLQNAYIPPLQYDNFKIMDFAYKDRSALFDILLEAYEQSGQLFFNFYYCVQLFTEDSVNRMAQDYLKIVASIMGNQDRKLSEIEILDTSFKKTSALKQNISFNF from the coding sequence ATGAAACTATTGCGTAAAGTAATGACGGCAAGTGACGAATTCTCCGGTGAGAAACAATATTGGGAACAGCAGCTGGCGGAGGATTTTGAAACAGGCGCTTTTCCTTATGATTATATTCAACAGCAGGAGGGAGAACTCCGGTATGAGACGTTCAACTTCCAGCTGGGCCAAGCAACTTCTTCCAAATTAATTACGATCAGCAACCATTCACACAAACGGCTGTTTGTTATCCTGCTGGCAGCCGTAAGATGTCTTCATTATAAGTATACCGCTGCTGAATTAGTATCCATCGGCACATCTATCTATAGGCAGGGCATGGATGCGGAGTTTGTTAACACAAGGCTGCCACTTATAGATCAAATCGATGGGCAATGGTTGTTTAAAGACTATCTGCTTAAGGTTAGAGAGACGATTCAGAATGCCTATCAGAATGCAAATTATCCAGTGGAATACTTGCTGGAGAATCTGAAAGGCGGCTGTTCCGAATTGTTTGATACCTCGGTGCTGCTGCTTAATATTCATGACAGAAGTTATATCGGGGATGCGAATTCAAACCTTATATTCGCCTTTCTTGAAGATGAGGGATCAATTACCTGTCAGTTGGAATACAATGGTCACTTGTACAAAAATCAGACGATCCAACGTCTTAGCGAGCATATGCTCCGTCTTTTTGAGGCGATTTCCGATAACATTCAAATCCGTATTGCAGATCTGGATCTACTATCTTTGGAAGAGAAACAGCAAATTCTGGTGGAATTTAATTTAACTGAAGCCAGCTACCGGAAAGAGATAACAATTCACAGCCTGTTCGAGGAGCAGGTTGAGCTTACACCGGACCATATTGCTGTAGTTTCCGGCAATGAAGCCGTGTCTTACAAGGAATTGAACAACAGGGCTAATCAATTAGCGCGCATGTTGCGCAGCAAGGGTGTGGGGCCGGATCATATTGTGGCCATCATGGTCGAACGTTCGATCCACATGATCGTCGGGATCTTTGCCATTTTGAAGGCAGGTGGCGCTTATTTGCCGATAGACCCTAATTATCCTGCCGAGCGAAAGCAATACATATTATCAGACAGCCGGGCGAATCTGCTGCTTGCTTACCGGGCTGGGTCTATACCTGCCGACTTTCAGGGCGAAGTGATCCAGCTTGAAGACCTGTCTTTATCCGGAATGGGAGAACAAAATCTGGGCCCGTTCAATAATTCCACAGATCTGTGTTACCTGATTTATACTTCCGGTTCGACGGGAAGGCCAAAAGGTACGATGATTGAGCACCATTCCGTTATTAACCGGTTAAATTGGATGCAGAAGCAATATCCATTAACGGAGACTGACGTTATTCTGCAGAAGACTCCGTTTACTTTCGATGTTTCGGTGTGGGAATTGTTCTGGTGGTCTTTTACAGGTTCAAGTGTATGCATGCTCCAACCGGATGGGGAGAAAGATCCGTCCATCATCGCTGACACAATCAGCAAGCATAAAATAACGACAGCACATTTTGTCCCGTCCATGCTTTCTCCGTTTTTGGAATATGTGGAAAGCCATACCTGTGTGGATAAACTGAATACGTTAAGACAGGTGTTTGCAAGCGGAGAGGCTCTAAACTTTGTCCAGGTCCAGAGGTTCAACCAGTTGTGGAATGCATCCTTGGCAATCAAGCTGCATAATCTTTACGGTCCTACAGAAGCGTGTATTGACGTCTCTTATTTTGATTGCTCAGAGAGCACCTTGTACACCAGAGTACCCATTGGCAAGCCCATTGATAATACGAGGCTTTACGTCATGAACGGTTTGAAGCTTCAACCGGTAGGGCTTCCCGGAGAACTATGTATCTCCGGTGATGGACTGGCAAGGGGGTATCTGAATCGCCCTGAACTGACGAAGGAGAAGTTTATTCCGAATCCATTTCTTGACGGGGAGAGACTGTACAGGACAGGAGATTTGGTGAAATGGCTGCCAGACGGAAATCTTGAGTATGTGGGCCGAATGGATGATCAGGTTAAGATACGGGGAAACAGAATTGAACTCGCAGAAATAGAAGCGGTCCTTCTGAAAGTACCACAGATCAAGGAAGCAGCTGTTGTCGTCAGAGAGGATAAAGATTCCACCAAGTCATTATGCGCCTATTTCACAGCGCCGGTTCAACTAACAGCAATGGAGTTGAGAGGTTCCCTTGAAGTGATGCTGCCTGACTATATGATTCCTTCCTATTTCGTGCAATTGAACAAGCTACCGGTTAACAACAACGGTAAGCTGGACCGCAAAGCACTGCCGGAGCTGGAATCCTATATCGTTACAGGTGGGATTTATGAGGCTCCCCGGAATGCTATAGAACAACAGCTTGTTCAAGCCTGGGTCCAAGTCCTTAGAATGGAGAAGATCGGAATCAATGATAGTTTTCTTGCTTTAGGTGGAGATTCCATAAAAGCAATGAAGATGATGTCGATTCTACACGACTATCATCTGAAGCTGGAAATGAAGGATTTGTTTCAATACCCAACAATTAAAGAATTAAGCTCCTATATTACAATCCCGATGAGAACTATAGATCAAGGTCCGGTGGAAGGTATCGTGAAGCTTACCCCTATACAAAGATGGTTCTTTGCACGGCAATCGGCAAATAAGAGTCACTTTAACCAATCCCTTCTTCTTTACCGGAAAGAGGGAATTGACGTTGAAGCAGCTGAACAAGCAATGAAACAATTGCTCCGGCATCATGATGCGCTCCGTATGACCTATACATATGAAACTGGAAGATGGCAGCAATATAACAAAAAATTCGACGAAGATCTAATGACGCTGAAAACCATTGATCTCTGCGGGCATACCGATTACCCGTCTGAAATGAATGAAGAAGCTCACGGAGTCCAATCTGGGCTATCGATTCAGAATGGGCTGTTAGTGAAGCTATGTTTATTTAGAACAGACATTGGGGATTTCCTGCTCATCGTTATTCACCATCTGGTGGTTGACGGTGTTTCCTGGAGAATCATCCTTGAGGATTTCGCTTCCGGTTATGAACAATTTCTGCAGCAACAGGAGATTAAGCTTCCAAGTAAAACAGATTCTTATCAGGAATGGTCATCTTCTCTGGAAAAGTACGCACATAGTGAGGAGCTTGAGAAGGAAGCAGCTTATTGGGAGAGTGTAATAGGTTTCAGCGGTACTCAGCTGCCTAAAGATGGAATTCCAATAAGCAACTTTCAGTCGGATCAGAGTTCCGTTGCTGTCCAACTGAGCCGACCTGAAACGGACAAGCTGTTTAGAACGGCGCAACGAACATACGGGTTGGAATACAACGATGTTTTACTAACTGCTCTAGGGCTTGCCTTAAGGGATTGGACAGGGGACTGCCATTCGCTCATTGATCTGGAGGGCCACGGAAGAGAACAAGTTTGTGAGACCACGGAGATTTCAAGAACAGTCGGATGGTTTACGTCATTATTTCCTGTTCTCTTGCAGGTATCAGAGGATGGGGACATCGAAAAGAGCCTGTCAGCTGTTAAGATTATGTTGAAGCAAGTGCCGAACAGAGGCATTGGATATGGCATTCTGAAATATTTGAGCCCTGAATCTGAATCGGGATTAAGATTTGATGCCAAGCCGGATATTTGCTTTAATTTCTTCGGGCAGCTTGACACGGAGCTGCATTCAAGTGGATTCAGCATCTCGGATCTGCCGGCCGGACAACTGATTGATCCTGAAGCCAAGCGGTTGTATGCCCTTGATATGAACGCTGTCATATTGGAAGGCCAACTGAAGTTGCTTGTAGGCTACAACAGGGCGGAATTCACTCAGATAACCATTGAGCATTTTGCAGATCATATCATCAGTTATCTGAAGAGAATTTCCGATCATTGTGAAGCCGTGCAAGAGCTCTCTGCCGCACAGGGAGAGTTGGAGAATGAAGGTTCTGCCTCCATTTACCACAGGGCTGTGCTTAACCCTGAGGATATCGGCATACCTTTTCCTTTAACGGATGTTCAGATGGCCTATTTGATGGGTAGGGATACTCACTTCGAAATGGGTGGCATTTCAACACATTCCTATATGGAAATTGAAACGAAGCTCGATATCAAACGGCTGGAGCGCAGCCTCCAGAAAACAATCCAGAGACATCCCATGCTCCGGGCAGTAATACATCCTGACGGCCAGCAGCAGATTCTTGAATCAGTTCCGGATTATGTAATACAAGTGAAGGATATCAGCGGTCTTCATACAGACATCCAGCACGAGTGCATGGTGGAAGAACGGGAGCGCATGTCCCATTATATATTTAAGACGGATGAATGGCCATTGTTTGAACTGAAGGCTTATAAGCTCTCCGAGGATAGGAGTTATCTTTTTTTTGGACGTGATTTATTAATTGCCGATGCAGCGAGCATGCAGATCATCGGCAAGGATCTCATTGAATGGTATATCAATCCTGAGGCTGAACTGAAACAGTTGGAGTTCACCTTTCGGGATTACATTCTGGCCCATAGTGCATTCAAGAATTCCGAAGCCTATGCCATAGACAGAAAATACTGGCTCGACAAGCTTGAACATTTTCCCCAGGCGCCTGAGTTGCCAATGAAAAAACTAGCGGAGGCCTTCGAACCGCATTTCACAAGGTTCAGCAGCAGCATCACTAAGTCTGATTGGGACAAGCTGAAGGCAAAATCCAGACAGCATAATATTACTCCATCCGCATTGATCTGTACGGCTTACGCACGAGTGTTATCGTATTGGAGCAATCAGTCTGATCTAGCTGTCAATCTTACCGTATTCAACCGTTACCCCTTTCACATGGAGGTTAATGAGCTTGTCGGCGATTTCACATCCGTTGTGTTGCTTGGGATGGAGCTTAACCCAGCGCACTCCTTCTGGGATAGCGCCAGGTATGTACAATCTATATTAATGGAAGCTCTAGAGCACAGGAATTATGACGGGATTGAATTGATCAGAGAATTCTCCAGATACAACAATCTTGGTACCAAAGCAGCAATGCCTATCGTATTCACAAGCTTATTGTTTGGCGATATGAATGGAAATGCGGATCACTTCAAGCAACTTGGCGAATTGAAGCTTGGGATTGGTCAAACGTCGCAGGTCTTCATCGATAATCAGGCCATGGAGCTCGATGGGAATCTTGAACTGTGGTTTGAGTTTGTGGATGAGCTGTTTGAGAGCAATGTGATTAAGTCCATTTTTGACCAGTACACCGGCGTATTGATGGGTTTGATAAATTCGGATGCTGAGTACAAGTTATGTCCGCCTGAATCTGATAAGGATCTCATTCTAACCTACAATCGCACAGCAGAGAATATAGAGCCGGATACATTGAACGGAATGTTTGCCAAACAAGTGGCCTTGACGCCTGACCAGATTGCTGTGATCTCGGGGGAGGTCAGCTTGACTTATCACGAACTGCATAGAAGAAGCAATAAGGTAGCGAATTATTTGAAACGCCAGGGAATTGGGAGGGACGACCGGATTGGCTTGTTAGCTGAACGTTGTATTCCTGCAATTGTGAATATGCTGGGAATTTTGAAGACCGGAGCGGCTTATGTACCCATCGACCCTGAGTATCCTGAAGAACGCAAGAATTATATCCGAACCAACAGCGGCTGCAGAGCCATACTGGGGCCAGAACTGTATGCAGATCACAACCTTGCAGTTGAAAGTGCTGAGTTTAATTCAGTTCATCATACGAAGGATATAGCTTACATCATATACACTTCAGGAAGTACCGGAAAACCCAAAGGTGTTGTCATTTCCCACGCTGCTGTCTCCAATACTATATTGGACATGAACCGCAAATTTGCGGTTACGGAAAGAGATACTTTTATAGGACTTTCTTCTATGTGTTTTGATCTCTCGGTTTATGATGTGTTTGGAGCATTGAGTACCGGAGCAACTCTTGTCATGGTTTCCGATCAGAGAGATACCGGCTTACTGTGGGATATGATGGATAGACATGATATTACGATCTGGAATTCCGTACCGGCAATCATGGATATGATGGTGGACAATCTGGAAGAACCCCTGGGAAGTACAGGGTTAAGGCTCGTACTTCTTAGCGGAGACCGGATTTCTCTGACCTTGCCAGGCAGGATCAAAACTGTTTTTGCGAATGCAGAGGTTGTTAGCCTTGGGGGGGCAACAGAGGTATCGATATGGTCGATTTATTACCCGATTAAGCAGGTGAGTGATGCTTGGAGAACTATACCATACGGCATGCCGCTAGCGAACCAGAGCTTGTATGTACTGAATTTTACTATGGAGCTGTGTCCGGTTGGTGTACCGGGAGAGCTGTATATTGGCGGAGTTGGACTTGCTGAAGGATATGATAATGACAAGGACAAAACCAGACATGCGTTTATTCCTCATCCTGCACTGGGCAGCTTGTATCGTACAGGTGATTATGGAATGCTTCACCGTGAAGGCTGGATCGAATTCCTCGGCAGACAGGATAATCAGGTTAAAATAAATGGCTATCGGATCGAATGCGATGAAATTGAGCGTAGTCTTATCAAACATCCAGCCGTAAAACAAGCAGCAGTAATCGACCGTATGGATGCGCACGGCCATAAGTATTTATGCACATACTACAGTGCGAACACATCGCTTGGATCATCCGAGCTAAAGCTGCATTTAGCTAAAGAACTTCCTCAATATATGATTCCTTCCAGTTATGTGTGGATGAATCGGATTCCGCTTACACCCAATGGCAAGGTTGATCGGAGATCTCTTCCAGAGCCTGAGGCACAGGATTATACGGATACTCAATATATTTCCCCAAGGAATGCAACAGAAGCTGAAGTTGCGGACATAGCTAAGGATTTACTCGGTTTGGAGAAGGTTAGCGTAACAGATAACTTCTTTGAGCTTGGTGGGGATTCCCTTCAGGCCCAGAACTTTATCAACAGAATCAATCGTAAGATGGGTGTGAGAATTCCTATTGTTACTCTCTTTAGAGAGCCGACTATCGAACAGATTAGTGAAACAATCCTGAATGGGAACCCAAGCCTCAAGGTTGTGGAGGCTGCCCCAACGACTCATGAGGCATCGGAAATGACATATTATTGGTCACCGGTAGCTCATTGGAGCCGCAGTGAACATGCAATCGACATTGAAATGTATTCATATCAGGGGATTGCCTTAGATTTATTCCCAACACTGTATTTCATCGCGCAGAAAGGAACCACAGTTAACGAAATTCTGCAGGAGTTCTCTGACTTGCATCCCGGAGATATCCGGAAATTCTTGAACGAATTGATTCAAAAGCGGGTGCTTGTGGACAAGATGCTGTCTTATCATGAAGTTTCGTATGTGCAGAGCAAATTTTTTAAGAATCCGTATGGAGAAGAATTGCTCTATGATGACGCAGCGTACCATGATTTCAAAGTCAAGCAATTGAACAGGGGCATTTCCAAAACCGGAGCGAACAAAATTTTGCTTCATAGAACCTATGAATTGCCTTCATACATGAGTGAAAGACGTTCATACAGAGTATTTGATGAGAGCAGGAATATTCCTTTTGCGGATTTTTCCCAGATGCTGTCTGTATTTATGCAGCAGCGGGTTCAAGGGGAGATCACCTATTATTACGCCAGTGCCGGAGGACTCTATTCAATTGATATCTTCGTTTATGTGAAGAAGAACAGGATTGAGGGAGTGAAGATGGGATTGTATTACTACAGTCCAATCGACAACAGCCTGCAGATTGTCAATGATCAGGATGAACTACCTGTAGATACCCACTATCACACTAATAAGGCGATCTATAAATCCTCTGCATTCTCAATATTTATGATCTATAACGCGGGTGTGAACATGCCTAAGTATGGATCCTTGGGTTATTTCTATGGCTGTATCGATACAGGAATCATGGTATCTTCACTGACACAGTCCGCTGAATTAGTAGATATCGGGTTATGTTCGATAGGCGACCTGGATTTCAAGAAGATAGAGAAGCTGTTCTCCTTGAATGAGAATCAAACCTTTCTTCACACGATTGAAGGAGGGTTGAAGCCTGCATCCAAGGCAACACTGATACCGTATCAACAAGAGCTTTATCCGTTATCCTCGGCCCAGAAACGATTGTTTCTGTTGCAGTTTATGCAGCCGCAGAGTATAGGATATAATATCCAGGATATCAAGATTATAGATGGGAAGCTTGATCTGGACAGAATCGAAGATACATTTGTGAGGCTGATAGATCGGCATGAGTCACTTCGCACTTCCTTTGAGACAGTTGATGGAGAGCCGATGCAGAGAATATGGCCATCGGTCGGCTTCAAAGTGGATTACTTTGAAGCAATGGACCAGGATTTGAATGGGTTGGTCAAGCAAATGGTCAAGCCCTTTGACTTGAACAGAGCGCCGTTGTTCCGGGTAGGGATTGTTTGCATCGGCAAAGACCGGCACATGCTTTTTCTGGATGTCCATCACATCATCTCAGATGGTACTTCGGCAGGCATCTTGATGAAGGATTTTCTCGCGCTTTTCTCGGGTACTGAACTACCGGAGCTGAAAATCCAGTATAAAGATTACTCCGTCTGGCACAACACATTTATACAGTCGGACGAGGTTGGACAGCAGGAGGAATTCTGGCTGAATTGCTTCTCAGGCACCCTACCTGTGCTGAATTTGCCGACAGATTATAAGAGGCCAGAAATGCAAAGTTATGAGGGAAATGTGGTCAAATTCAATGTGGACGAATGGGGAACGCAGAATCTAAAGGGATTAGCGGCTGAAACAGGCTCCACCCTGTACATAGTCCTGCTTGCCGCCTTTTATATTCTGCTCTCCAAATATTCGGTCCAGGAAGATATTATCGTAGGAACACCGATCGCGGGTCGGCTTCATAGTGATTTCGAGGACACCATAGGAATGTTCTCTAACATGATAGCGCTAAGAAACTATCCAGAGGGTCACAAGACATTCTCGGAGTTTCTGGAAGAGGTCAAGCAGAACTCATTACTTGCCTATGAGAATCAGAGTTACCCCTTCGAGGAGCTTGTCAATAAGCTGGGAATCAAAAGAGATGTGAGCAGAAACCCATTATTCAATACCGTATTTGTCCTTCAGAACGCTTACATCCCGCCTTTGCAGTACGATAACTTCAAAATAATGGATTTTGCTTACAAGGACAGATCCGCTCTGTTCGACATCCTGCTCGAAGCCTATGAGCAATCCGGGCAACTATTCTTCAATTTCTACTATTGTGTGCAATTGTTCACAGAGGATTCGGTCAATAGGATGGCGCAGGATTATTTGAAAATCGTTGCGAGCATCATGGGAAATCAAGACAGGAAACTCTCCGAGATTGAAATTCTGGATACTAGCTTTAAAAAAACTTCCGCATTAAAGCAAAATATCAGCTTCAATTTCTAA